ATAAAGTATCCTTACATCATGCTACCATCTCTCCTAGTATAAGACATCTTTTCTCAGATGTGTTCATTGTAGACGTAACCCAGCCAAACAGATCCATCAGCAGTGTGAACTCCCATTGTGGCCGAGTGTGCCTCATGGTCAGTCAGTGTACTGCCAGGGTTGTCacgggaaggtggctggctggTGCCCATAAGACCAGACCAGACCCTGTTTCTGACCCCTGGAGTCGCGCTGAACTCAAGCCAGGGAAGGAAGAGCCAGAAAAGCTCTGCCTGTCagtaccccccactcccactcctacaccaccccccccccccggtctaGAAAGCCTTTCCGTCCCTGGTTCCGGCACTTCAGCCCTGCATCACTCATGTTTTGCCTATGTCTTTCTGCTTTTTCTTGCTGCAGGGGGGCCCCGTGGAAATCCTCCCTTTCCTCTACCTCGGCAGTGCCTACCATGCTGCCCGCAGGGACATGTTGGATGCCCTGGGGATCACGGCCCTCCTGAATGTCTCTTCAGACTGTCCCAATCACTTTGAGGGTCATTACCAGTACAAGTGCATCCCCGTCGAAGACAACCACAAGGCCGACATCAGCTCCTGGTTCATGGAAGCCATCGAGTACATCGGTAGGCTGCCCTCCAACTTCAGGGGAACCAGGGGGGGACCCAGGGACTGCTGGTGGGGATTTTAGGCGTTAGGCGCAGGCTGTGACACTCCCCTTGTATTTTGTCGTTGCTCTCACCAAATATTTGATTAAAAACCAACTAAAGGGTGGGATTGATTGACTCTGGCTTGCAGTTTAAGAAGAATGTAGTCTGTCCTTGTGGGGAAGACCTGGTGGTGACTGGTGCAGCCAGGAAGCCAAGCCAGGTTATCAACCCTCACTCAGGGCCTGCCCCTAGCTAATCTGTTCCTCAGCATGGCTGCCCCTCCTGTAGGTTTCATGGTCTTCCCCTCTGCCCCCCAACTCCCACCGCAGTGGGCCTGTGGGGATTTCAACTGAAATACTAGAAAGGCCCAGGCCACTcatggggggtggtgggggggggacGGGGACAGGGACAGACGACACACTTGTGTGGTGGGAATTGAAAGTCATTATTGAGGCCTGGCTGGAGAGCCTGTCACTTCCTCAAATGGAAAGTGTACCGTGTGTACAAAGTAAGGCTTTTGCATggtgaggaagtcaggaggaaaCTGGAGTCACTGCTCTCTTTGATCTGATGGCTCTGCCATGTGACTTCcctgcttttaaaaaatctttctgttgtttaaaagatacacggggtgggggggggggaagggagctggagagatggcacagcagtcaagagcattcactgctcttccgaaggtcctgagttcaaatcccagcaaccacacggtggctcacaagcatctgtaatgagatctgaccccttcttctggtgtgtctgaagacagctacagtgtacttttttataataataaatctaaaacGACAACAAAACCCACTGGGTTGAGTGGGATACCTTGTCTTCATCTTCGGTCTAGCGTAGCTGACCTTCCCATAGTAGCGCCCCTCAtcccactgtgtgtatgtgtttgtgacgATGTCTTGGCTTCTGTCACATGCACCTGCTAGTGGCGAATCCCTGAAGCCCGCCAAGGTCCCTAATCACATGCCACTTTCTGCCGCAGACGCAGTAAAGGACTGTCGAGGGCGAGTGCTGGTTCACTGCCAGGCCGGCATCTCCCGATCAGCCACCATCTGCCTGGCCTACCTGATGATGAAGAAGCGGGTGAGGCTGGAGGAGGCTTTTGAGTTCGTCAAGCAGCGCCGAAGCATCATCTCGCCCAACTTCAGCTTCATGGGCCAGTTGCTGCAGTTTGAGTCTCAGGTGCTCACCACGTCCTGCGCCGCCGAGGCTGCCAGCCCTTCTGGGCCCCTTCGGGAGAGGGGAAAGGCCACCCCGACCCCCACCTCGCAGTTCGTCTTCAGCTTCCCTGTGTCTGTGGGCGTGCACGCGGCCCCCAGTAACCTGCCGTACCTGCACAGCCCCATCACCACCTCCCCCAGCTGTTAGGACTCGTCTCTGGACCCCAAATCCAGAGTCGGCCCCCAGCCAGTTGCCAGCCACCTGTGAACAGCAAATAGGGACTGACCAGTGGGGGATCAGGTGACCAGGCTCCGTCTCCATTTCTCCTTGGCCAACCACAGGGCCAGCTAGGATGGCAATAACGACTTTgaatacacattaaaaacaaacacaactaaACACTCTAACATAAGCAATAACGGCGGTTTCCGCTGCCAGAGAAGACTTGGTTTCTGTGTCAGTTTTTACTTTGCAGGTAGAAATTtacctcattattattattattaaaaaagcaATCAAGCTTGAAAGTTATGAAACCCCACAGATCCTGGCAAATGTGCGCAACCAATTTTTATTGAgtggagagggaaaggaaagaggagaaaaaatgaGTTTGCCAGGAAAGTGCCtggttctgtgtgtgtctgttctccTGTTGTTGAACTCACAGGAATTTTGTTCTAGATCCTTCTAGGCCACAGTATTATACTTAGTCGTCAACTGGATAATCACTTACTGTTTAATGCATATTGAGAACctcagcatgtgtgtgcaggagtcTAGTGACTCTGGGAGATATTTCTGTTGAGGTCACACAGTCGAGCAGAGAAACACACAGGTGTGTGAGCAGTGAGAGGAGCGTCGGGTAGGTGGTCACCATGGTTACCATCAGACGCAGGGTGACATGCAAGGAAAAAGGTTTATGGTTGGTCACTTTTGCAGCTGGCCCCTGGGCCCACTGACCCAGCCACGTGAGATTTTTCTCTCCAGCGGTCTGTTTGGCTGGGGATAGAGTGGTTTCTTCCCACTTGGCCTAGGATCTGGCTATTGGTCTGTGGTAAACGCCATCTTTACCAAGGTGCTCCTGGAAAACTGGGTGCCGTTCAGATTTTCCTGCCGTGAATCATTTGGTAAGGCCAGATCAGAACCAGATCACTGAAGATGAACTAAAAATGAATCTCCCTCTCGCGGATACATTGGGTGTTTCAGATTTAGCAGTTTACTTGAAGTATACATACCAAGAAATTCTTGTTACAAAATCTGGTGAATACTCTGAAACGCCCTCCCTCTTTTGAATAAAAAGATACGCATATGCCTGACTTGGGCCTCCTAAAAGTCTGGAAAGGTGAGAGAAAAGAGGGTGTGGGGCCGGATGCCAGCTCCTGTTTTACTGATATAGGGTGACTTAGGAGCCATGCTGGGTTCCAACTGGGCCAACACCATTTTAAAGGAGCCTTTCCAAGTGGAGGAATGGCTTTGGAGGAATAAGTGTGTTTTCTAGGGGGAATGTGAGGGGTAGGGGAGGGAACCTGTTTTATCTGTAGTATTGGGGGACAAGTTTTGTGATGGTGTGTCAGATTAGAGGTCACTGCAGACTTGGCAGAAATTAGCATGGTCCCCGTGCCCTCCTCCCCCACACCTTGAGCAGACATGTAACCAAGCCTCCATGTCACGTGGTGACATCCAGAACCCCCAGACAAGCCTGGGTTCATGGCTTTTCCTTCCATGAAATGTGAACCTGTGTTGGTAGAACTTGGATTGAGTGGCCTGTGCCAAATTCTGCCTTTAGGTGAGAAGTGAGGGGTGCCCTGCTCGCTTCCCCTACTGTCCGAAGGCTTGGCTGAAGGCATAGCGGGTCCGAGCTTCCCCGATGGCGGACTGCCTTTGCTTAGTTGGATGGTCCCATATTTTTACCCCCACTGCCTTCCTGGCAGCTGTTTCATGTTTGGTGAAGAATTAGATTAAATGAGCTCTGTAGCTAGTCGAGTCCTGGGCTCTGAGAATGTTGAGGGCATCTGGAGAGCAGATAGCTTGTAGACTACATTCACTTTCTAGATGAGTGTTTGCCAAATGTGTCCTAGTTCCCAGACTGGATCCCAACGACACAGGCATTGGGAGCTCCAAATGTCCCTCCCCTGCTTCCTAATTCAAACCTCCTATGACAGTGTCAAGGGGCTATTTATAAAGTCATTTTCTTTGTACTTGATAACAGCATGAGATCCAAAACGCTTAGAAAGTAGGACATTGGTTTGattggaaaaaaaggggggggggcggggggtacaCCTTAAAGCTCTCCAGAAGTTTCTGCAATAGCGTTAGTTGAAGATCCTGCCATTCCTCATGGTTAGTTAGTTTCAAAAGACAGTATCCCATCCGTGAGCTGATTTCTGGTGATGGGAAGTTTTGGAATGTCAGAAGGCTGTTGAGTATCTGCCCGAGAGTGAGGGACACTCAGTTCTCCCTGGGGATCTTGGCTCCATCATCCATATAGTGTTTGTGAGACTGAGGGCTGAAGCACAGGCGAGCAGGTAGCTAGCAGCAGCTCTCCGCTCCATTCGCCCCTGAGACCTTGTGCCCTGGTTCTTGGCTTCTGGGAAAGCCATGGGAAGGGATTAAAAGTCCTTGGGAAGATTTGATAGTTACTCCCAAGGGGAAGGGGACTGGGCAATGGCCAAGAAAGCCTGTGGCAATAATAACAATAGTTCATATGGGTTCATCCTATCACCTAAGGTAGCCTTTAATCTCCTCATAGCTAGGTGACCCTTGACCAAATAAACCAGGACTTGTGTGGGTAGGACCTGGATGCCAATATGTTACAGTGTTCCTATGGGCTGTCACTGGTACGGCCAAGTCCTGGAGATGCCATTGCGTCACTATGGTGAAAGGCGGGTCTTCTTAGCACACAGCTAGCTTGTGACACAGACGTTTCCAGTAGGGCTTTGTAATGGTGTCAGTGTGGTCTTGCTCTCCACAAGCCAGCTGAGGGATGAGGTGGTTTCTGTGAGGCCTCTGAGAACCAGTTTTGTGGAGCATTGTGAGTGAGCTCAATATAGTGTCTGGGTGTTGATGTTATTTCCTTAAATTTTGTCTgcaagaaagatagagaaagtatGTGTCTGTTTTGAAGTCCTCCTTCTAGTGCCCCACCCCTTCCTTAGAGTTCACAAATCATTCAAGGGACTTCAGTAAGATAACAATGCAATACTTGTAACTTGTGTAAATAGCCCCATCTTTCTGAGTGGTGTCATTTCTACATTTGATATGCTTGTATTTCTGTAGGATGTACATTTTTTTTAGAAGAGTCAaccatgtctgtttttatttattgcttgAAAAAAGatcatttgaagaaaaataaatacattttcaacCAGTTCTGCTTTTGTGGACTCTCACTGGTAAGCATCCTGCTGTTAGGGAACCGAGCCTTTGGGTAATTCTGCCCACTTAGCACCTGCCGTGAAGACCAGTGCATGGCAGAGCCCTGGGAGGCAGGTGAGGGGGCTGGTGCCTCGCAGAGCATTGGGCATCTTTTCCCTGAAGGGACCTACTGTAGGAAGCATAGGAGAAGAAGATTCAAGGGGAGAGGCAGGTGTTTGCATGCGACCGTGAGGAAAGAGGGCTGTAAGAGAAGAACGTGTGAGGAATTACTACTCAGGGTCTGAGGCTCAAAGACTCAGGGGCCATTGTACTGGCTTCCTAGCCTGTTGGGACTGGAAAATAAGCAATTAAAAGCTTCaaggcgggctggtgagatggctcagtgggtaagagcacccgactgctcttccaaaggtctgaagttcaaatcccagcaaccacatggtggctcacaaccatctgtaacaagatctgatgccctcttctggagtgtctgaagacagctacagtgtacttacatataataaataaataaatctttaaaaaaaaaaaagcttcaaggCTAGAGTGAGGAAACAAGGTATGGTTTGCAAAACCACTTGTTGAACCATCCATCTATCTGACTGCATTGGTATGGCTCTCCCAAATTGTAAATAGTAATACTTTCCCACTATTATCATAAACAGCTTGGAGACACCAGTCTATTAAGAAAATTCAgtaattacaaaattataaaaaataagaaaaagtccCTTTCCCATACAGAAATACCAGTAAACAAAATAccgtttttatgtatatgagtactctttCTTCATGCACAGCAGAAGTgaatcagattctattacagatggctgtgagccaccatgtggttgctggaaattgaagtcaggacctttggaagagcagccagtgcagttAACTGCTGGGCAATCCCAACAGCCCCaacaaaaatctattttaaaatgaagatgtaAAGATAAAATGGCTACAATAAACTTGTAGGGATGGGTAAGATGTACCCATATCATGGACAAGAGGTAACTCACACACTGGGGGAAAACGGCATATTGTATGTTCATGGATAAGAGGGGGGCAAGTTATGCTTTATAAAGTAACATAGCTCAAGAACTCTTACTGGGTTTTGGGGAAGAACATATTTCATTCAGAGAAATAAATGTGGAGGAAACCTCAGGCAGGAAATCAAGGTGAGATGTCTTTTAAGTCTTTCTCTGCTCATAACAGTACATTGAGTGGACAGGACACATCTGCTACCTCCCTGTTATAGGGACTAGTTGGATTGCCTCTTAACTATCTCCTGAACTCTCATAATACCAACTTTgaggtagaaggaaaaaaaggaacaatttttGAGGCAGAGGaacttttctgaaggaaaaaaaataaaaataaataaaatcaacggATGTCCTGGAGCTGTCCCATTCGAAAAGGGAGCTTGTAGGGAGATGGTTGGTAGCGGGACCTGGGTCTGTTCAACTGGTAAGAAAAAGCACTGAGAAAGGGGTTAGAGACAAGGCACAGAGGCCTGTGCACCCTCGGGAGTGTTTGTTCCCTAGGGATGCCTCCAGCCCCAGAAGCCAGTAGAGTCCAGGCATTAGAGTCCAGGCATCAGTCTTCTGGTAAAAGCAGCCCAGCTAGCTATGGTTTAGCAGGAAACCCTCAAAAGCCTAATGGATGCCCTGAGgtaggaaggagagaaccaactccacccggttttctgacttccacatgtgcacccTTGGCTTGCATGTCCaagcgcgcgcacgcacgcgcgtgtacacacacacacacacacacacacacacacacacacacacacacacacacacgttcacctgtgcccccgcccccaccagTTCCCCCAGAAACAGCACTCCCGTTTGATTCATGGagatcccttccctccttccGTTTCAAAGCGAGCTGACTTTACTCTGGCCATGGTGCCAGGCCTACATGGCTGACCCGCCCAGCTGCACTCAGTATGAGAGCATGGGAGAGCCTGACCCACACAGTCAGCTCAGGACTAGCAGGAAGGTCCTCTGGCACCACTAAAGCCCTGGGACTTACTCCCTTACTGCATCAGTGGGGAGCAACCAGAATTTGAAGGTTGATGTCCCTTGATACCTTGGCAGCTCCCTGGACTCTGGTCTGGCTGAGAACGATTAGAGTGGGGTCCTAGACAGTTATATAGATTGCCTTCTTCTAACCCCCCTTTCTAGGcaactgtgctttttttttttttcctggagacagAGATTGGGAGCAGAGCCAGTTTTCAGATTAAATGAAAAAGGCCATTTAGTTATCAACTCTATGAGACAGTAAGAATGctcattttaaagatgagaaatgGAAGCAACTCAGCAGAGGCAGATCCTCTGTTTAGCAAGTCGCAGAGCCAGGCTGCGACTCCAGATGGCAGAGCTGGCACCTCATCTTAATCCTGTAGTGTAGTGTTTTGGGCAAACTGGCTGCTCGGACAGACTCCCTCAGACATCTCTCACTGTCCTAATGAGGCAAACACCAAAAGGAGCAGCCCCTCACTTTGGatctacattaaaacaaaaaacaactgaaCTAAGCAAAAAACTCTGAAAGCCAAGAATTTCAACATGACCaaactgccgggcgtggtggcgcacgcctttaatcccagcactctggaggcagaggcaggtggatttctgaatttgaggccagcctggtctacaaagtgagttctaggacagccagggctacacagagaaaccctgtctcaaaaacaaaacaaaacaaaacaaaacaaaacaaaacaaacaaaagaaggacTACCTGCAGTAAGAACTACACACTCAGAAGAAACACCTAGAACCAGACTACTAAAACATGGGGCTGAAGagctggcttagtggttaagaacactgactgctcttctggaggacttgggttcaaatctcagcacccacatggcaactcacaacgaACTCCAAGATTTGACAAcctcatgcagacatacatgcaggcaaaaacatacCAATGTGCATCAAATGGAAAAAAGCTAAAAGCCAAAACAGCGAACCCTTCTAAATGTGTCTTACATCCTTCTGACCTTATAAGCTTTATTGGCGCTATCTGCTCATCTGTAAAACTGAAATGCACCTCATGAACACCTGATATTCTCATTACAAAGGGCAATTCTTATAAGTAACTtattttgagcttttttttttcttttttttgtgagTGCACCATTTGCATGTagacctgcatgccagaagagggcatcagatccctttatagatcagccagtgctcttaaccgccttGGACTGATGTGCTTCGAAAGCCATGATGGTTATCAAAGAGCTCAGGAAGAGACTTCAGTGTGCATCTTTAATGCCTGctcccagcctctgcctgtgCCCTTTCCTGTGATGTAGGTCAAGATCCCTGCTGCACCCGGAGTCCCTGGGAACTCCTTGAGAGTGCTCAGCCTATGATTGGGGAGTACCCTGGAGACACTGACACTCCAAAAGGATCCAGTTCGTACCACTGTATCATATCACACATCATCTGGGTAAAACGATGAAATAACTTGTGCAGAAAGTCTTCCTGCTTAACAGAGGAGTAGAGGCAAATGGTTCTCATAGAACTTGCTTTGGAATTCTGAAGGTTTAGTGGTGCACGGCACACCCTGCTTTCCTTCCCGGCATCCTCTCCACAGCCCCCAGTCCTCTTTTCCATACCAGTTTCCTACCAACTTCCTCATATTGGATACTTCATTTACCTGCAGAATTGTAAAGCTGTTCGGCCCTACTGTATAAATCAATTCTGTGCCAGGAAAAGAATAAACCTAactgaaataaaatcaacatGTTCCATACTTGCTGACTTaactggttgtaccagcttttaACTTGTGGCACCTTCCATAAGCCCAGTCTGCACATCTTACAGGTTCACGCAAACTATGACAATCCTTACGTTTGGAActctcatgatccttctggtacACAAGTTACAGATACACACCCAGCTTCAAGATCACGACATGTGGAGAGAGCACCGGTGGGAGATGGGAAAGTCCCTTGTTCCTTGGGGACGAGGTGGTAGGTCTTACTATGTAAGCCAGACTGGCCTGaacctcctgatcctcctgcctcagcatcctaagtgctgggactgcaggctaGTAAGCTACACCACGTGGTGTTACATCTTGAGCGTTTCCCTCGGCAAGCAAAGAACCTTTCTCCTCCAACCGTGCTGGCCTCAGGGAGACTGTCCTCAAGTGTCTCCTGCCATTGCTGTTTCCATGGCTCCCAGTGGGCTTACGGGTGCTAAGGAACTTCAAGCTGCGCTCTCactagaagaggaaaggagagctgTCAGTTCTGACATGTTAGGTCTGGGCTGCAGCTGCCGAGGGTCAAGCTGACAAGAAGAAAGCaagacagaagcaggagacacTTAAGCTGAATGCTACACACAGtgtactttaaaatgtttttattgaatattaatcCGTTACAAGTACTGTAGACATTAAGCCAAAGCACAATTACAGGTTAAATATAATCACAGAGATGTTTTAAATAGAACCCCACCATGTAGGCTGGTTAAGTTCCTTGATGCCCTCTTTTAGAAATAAGTAgaaggcaaaggaaaaaaaaaagggtcgtCCATTCCAGGTGAACGCTATAAAGACCAGAGAATTTACATGCTGTGAGCCTCCTTTTGTGATCAATTGCTAGGACTATCAGGTTTAAAAAActacatagaaaacaaaaatctagGATATTCAGTCAAAATCTGAATTTCAGATAAGTTAATGAACGTTTTAAAAATTGCACAGATATGTCAAATATGAAATATACTTGAGCTAGAAAAGTGCCTGAAATTCAACTCTAACTGGGCATCTTGTACTTTGTCTGACAAGCCTACAGATGGACAActgcaagcaaaaaaaaaaaaggtggagctGGAACCCCTGCCACTGGTGGGTCACACAGAGAccggaaacaaaaagaacaccaacaaCAAATCAAAGGGCCACTACACTGGTTATTTACACAGACTGAGACAGTACAGGAAGAAAATTACAACAATTACAACTCCAGATGCTGTTGTCAGAACAGTCTAGATTTCCTCAAAGCTGGCTGTGTAAGTTCTTGAGGGACCTTGTCAATCAAAGTACCTTTTTAGTTTTGTAGGTTATTAAGGACAAATATTACTACCACAAAGATAAGATGAGTTTAAAACACTGGGAGGGAGCAGAAGCAGGCATTACACACACATGACGAGTCTCAGTGTTCTGTGTAGTGAATACATTTACTATACCGCATGGTCACCTTCTCGGTCTATGCTACAAGCTTTAAAAAcctcagttccttccttccttttactgTGGCGTTTTCTAGTTTTTCTTCCTGCACACTGGGAGAGGTTCAGGGATAACTCATCACCAAATTGAGCTAACAAAGGGCATTCAGGGCCACTTGAGAAGGATAGCAGAAGAATTCTGAAAAATGAGAACAAACTCTGAAAGAAAGGTGGAGGGGAAAGGAGCTAGGAagtgaacagtgtgtgtgtgtgtgtgtgtgtgtgtgtgacaactaCCTCTATAGGGTGAGTGTCTTTATGGGGTGAGCGTCACCTCAATTTTGCAGAATTCTGGTAGAAGTATAAAATTGGCCACACAACCTGACCACACTGAATCTCACAGAAATAAAATCTTCAGCTTCCGACAAGTTTTAAGTTTCATCTGTCATAGTATAtactttaaaatgatttaaaaacaacTTCCACACCACTCAAATGCTACACAGTATTACATACTATGAATCCCCCACACAAGTTCGGCAATCCCACCAGTGTTACTCCAAACCAGGTGACCAGGAGGCTGAAGAACTTTGCATGAGAGAAATTGGAACTGACTGGCTACATCAACTCCACTAAATGTGACAATATTACTTATAAAATATACCCCATAAAACACACTTACCAGGTATGAAATGAACAGACACGCCCACTCACTGACACATTTCAAATATTAAGAAGTGGATTCATATTTCACTGCTAGATTAGAAAAGGTTAAAAAGTTTCTGCCATAGATAAGGCTTTTTCAAACAGGAAAACCATAGTTGTCTATTAACTGCAGATTGCTTGAGTTGGCTGAAACAGCTTCAGTTTTTTAGGGCGGTATTTTTTAAGTGATCTTTTTCATGCACTGGATGTAGTCAGCGGTTGTTTGAATATTACTGTCACAATCACCCTCATTTCTGTGTCACTGCCTTAACATCAGAGGCCAGCCTTCAACTTTCTGATCCATGAAAATTCTTACATCATTTCTGAATATTTGCTGAGTGATTCTATAGTCTGTAACTCTGTGCAAGATGATCTGCCCAACAGAAACACAGGATGAAGGCTGGCACACATGTGAGGTCTGGGTGCATGGGTGAAGGGACAGACAGCCAGATATGCTTACAAATACGGACATTGATTTACAAGGCCATTTACAGGAATTCAGATGACGACTGTTTAAAAGGGGAGAGGGAACAATGCCTAAGCACCCTTCATGCAACTGGGAATATATTGCAGTAGAAGAAAATTGGGACATTTACTACATTCTAATGCTGTTTTCTGCACTAGACAAATGTTAATATCTGTTTGTAATAATATCTAGGATAATAAGATGTTAATGTATGCTTATTTGCTTGCCATATTCAAGTATTTCTCTATACATTCCAAATGCCCTTCACTATTCCAACAGCCAAGAGAAATGAGTGCAGTCAGaagtgtggagctcagaggagccTGCTGCCTTCAGGAGGCGATGTTAGTGCTGTTACTCTACTTAGGCTGCTCAGAGCTCTGTGAGGGAGGGAAAGCAGGGTTAGAACCCAGACTGTACTGCCATTGTGTTTTTGCATAGAAACACTGGGTTCCATGCTGCCATCTGTTAGCAAACTGGCAGACTTCTGAGCAGAAACTACATGAGGACTAAACCCTGATCCATTCTGATAGGAAAATAAGGGACACCTGGATTCCTATATAAGACTCgtgatgaagaaaaggaaaaaggtgaATGGGGCAAGCACAGGAGCACTTCCAAGACTAGCTTTGCAATCTGGGGAGAAGCAAAGGTACAGGCAGACGTGCCCAGAGTAATTATAGTTTATGCCTGAGTTAAGTATCCAAGCTGGCCAAACCAGTAAAGTGGCACTGTGGGGTCTCTGGGAAAGGCCTTGAAGAAGAGCTTGGAGCCACCTGCCTTCTCTCTGCAGCTCTGttgggaagcaggagttggttcCACACCTGCCAGGAGTTCTACATAATGCACATACAAGAAGGTAAACAGCTGTCAGCCGAATGCCAGGCTTGTCTAGTCCAGAGGGCTCTTCTACAGTCTATGCTGCTGTACAAGGAAATCCTAAGCAACCACCTTTTTGCCAACTTGAATACACTCCTGATACCTTTGGTTTTCAAGTTCTGAAAATATCTATTAGCTCTATGgaccatttatttttaattttttttccaggacTTGTTCTTTTTAAACAGCTCGTTCATGTGCATTTTGTCATAGGTGGGTCACCACGAGACCACTAGCACTACAGCAGGCTTCCTTACACATTGTCTCTACTCAGCTCAGAACATGAGCCACAGCCCTGGTGGTTGAGGGAACCAAGGTAGACTCCTCAAGGTAAGGGCCAGGTTAATCCAGCTGTGGGATGGAGGTTCACGGTTCAGTTTGTTTTACTATACCACAGTAGCTCGTTACTAAATTAAAATCACAGCCGTGTTTAGCATGTTAAACTAATTTCAGTTGGGCCAAATATTATAGCTACTAAAACTATACAGATGCCCATTTCTTCAACCCTTTGttaacagaaaggaaaagagagggaaggggaagagctCTCGAGCCAACATCCCATTCTGAAGCTCTGTATGGTAGTCGAGTTGCTATTAAACACGCAGCCAAATCCACAAGCACCCAGCTCAGGCCATTGAAACTTCAACAAAAGTGAAAACTGAGGCTAATTCTTGACTTCATTTTGAGGAACTCATTCAAGATATAACTATAATATTCATTCACACTAGACTGGATGCCTAGTCCTAGCACTGGGCTCAAGCtaacaaaaatttaataaataaagagagaaatgtgTATTTCAAGAaccagagaaacaaagacagtcACAGTTTTAATAtgcttgcattaaaaaaaaagtcaaaagaacTGTTTTCAGCCTTCCAATTGAAATGATTAAGTGTGTCACATAGCTTCCCTCTGTTTATGTGACTTCTGCTTCAGAGCTGAGCAGAACCTATACAGAGCAATGCATTTAATTCAGTACTCAGTTAAGGTCCACAGGGGACAGAAGGAAGCGTGGCTCTGCAAAGTGGGGTGGCTCTGCTCGGTGGCGTGCACTTGGCGAATGCCATTACAAGCAGCACTTTCACAAAGAAATGTTTCTCTATCAGTGGCGTCTAAAAAAATAGGTCAAACTGCCTTTGGTTTcaacttctgttttctttgtctaACTATATTAAGAACTTTGAAGAAATGGTTCAAAAACA
The Mus musculus strain C57BL/6J chromosome 8, GRCm38.p6 C57BL/6J genome window above contains:
- the Dusp4 gene encoding dual specificity protein phosphatase 4, producing the protein MVTMEELREMDCSVLKRLMNRDENGGGGSAGGNGSGSHGALGLLSGGKCLLLDCRPFLAHSAGYIRGSVNVRCNTIVRRRAKGSVSLEQILPAEEEVRARLRSGLYSAVIVYDERSPRAESLREDSTVSLVVQALRRNAERTDICLLKGGYERFSSEYPEFCSKTKALAAIPPPVPPSTNESLDLGCSSCGTPLHDQGGPVEILPFLYLGSAYHAARRDMLDALGITALLNVSSDCPNHFEGHYQYKCIPVEDNHKADISSWFMEAIEYIDAVKDCRGRVLVHCQAGISRSATICLAYLMMKKRVRLEEAFEFVKQRRSIISPNFSFMGQLLQFESQVLTTSCAAEAASPSGPLRERGKATPTPTSQFVFSFPVSVGVHAAPSNLPYLHSPITTSPSC